A single genomic interval of Ruminococcus sp. NK3A76 harbors:
- the prmA gene encoding 50S ribosomal protein L11 methyltransferase codes for MQWREIEIFTTKEGLEPLTGCLELLGINGFVINDSEEFKAFTEDKSANWDYIDDSLLGLKNKENSVTCYLPENEQGEQMLKDLGAELAAMKQRDTEGKFGKLEYVEKTVNEEDWANNWKQYFKPFAVGERIVVSPSWEKVNVAPDRRVIYIDPESSFGTGQHDTTKMCLDLLDGRVCEGDKVLDLGCGSGILSVAMAKLGATKLTAVDIDQNSVKIARQNLEKNGIPAESYELYCGNICEDEELRKKIGGGYQQVCANIVADVLIAMSDYFADFLSDDGVLIVSGIIRERAEEVHKVLKSKGLISCGVRISNDWVAGMFTTPRNPNLSDYTEDDEEEG; via the coding sequence ATGCAATGGCGTGAGATAGAGATATTTACTACCAAGGAGGGTCTTGAACCGCTTACAGGCTGCCTGGAGCTTCTTGGTATCAATGGCTTCGTGATAAACGACAGCGAGGAATTCAAGGCCTTTACAGAGGATAAGTCGGCTAACTGGGATTATATCGACGATTCGCTCCTCGGCCTTAAGAATAAGGAAAACAGCGTTACCTGCTACCTGCCTGAAAATGAGCAGGGCGAGCAGATGCTTAAAGACCTCGGCGCTGAGCTTGCGGCTATGAAGCAGCGTGATACTGAGGGTAAGTTCGGTAAGCTCGAATATGTCGAGAAGACTGTAAATGAGGAAGACTGGGCAAATAACTGGAAGCAGTATTTCAAGCCCTTCGCAGTCGGTGAGAGGATAGTCGTCAGCCCCTCGTGGGAAAAGGTCAACGTCGCTCCCGACAGGAGAGTTATCTATATCGACCCTGAATCCAGCTTCGGTACAGGCCAGCATGATACTACTAAAATGTGCCTTGACCTGCTTGACGGCAGAGTGTGTGAGGGCGATAAGGTGCTCGACCTCGGCTGCGGCAGCGGTATTCTGTCTGTGGCTATGGCAAAGCTCGGTGCAACAAAGCTCACGGCTGTCGATATCGACCAGAACTCGGTCAAGATAGCAAGACAGAACCTCGAAAAGAACGGTATCCCTGCTGAGAGCTATGAGCTCTACTGCGGCAATATCTGTGAAGACGAGGAGCTCAGGAAAAAGATAGGCGGCGGCTACCAGCAGGTGTGCGCTAATATCGTGGCTGATGTTTTGATAGCTATGAGCGACTATTTTGCAGATTTCCTCAGCGATGACGGCGTGCTTATCGTGTCAGGCATCATAAGGGAAAGGGCAGAGGAAGTCCATAAGGTGCTAAAGTCAAAGGGTCTTATCTCCTGCGGCGTGAGAATAAGCAACGACTGGGTGGCAGGAATGTTCACCACCCCGAGAAACCCTAATCTAAGTGACTATACCGAAGATGATGAGGAAGAAGGCTAA
- the rpmB gene encoding 50S ribosomal protein L28, with amino-acid sequence MAKCDICGKGVTFGIKVSHSHRRTNRTWKPNVKRVKAVVAGSPKHIYACTRCLRSGLVERA; translated from the coding sequence ATGGCAAAATGTGATATTTGCGGAAAGGGTGTAACTTTCGGTATCAAGGTATCTCACTCACACAGAAGAACAAACAGGACATGGAAGCCTAACGTAAAGAGAGTTAAGGCAGTAGTAGCAGGCTCGCCTAAGCATATCTATGCTTGCACAAGATGCTTACGTTCAGGTCTTGTTGAGAGAGCTTGA
- a CDS encoding ABC-F family ATP-binding cassette domain-containing protein → MLIDLQNVYKYFDGNLILKDICLTIEDRETVGLVGRNGCGKSTLLRIITGMEELDRTVDGKGSVNISGKTTIGFLQQNSGLDVDSTIDEAMHLPFKELIDIQKQMKELEQVMSVDGEMNEAAERYAELSAYFEARDGYRIEVKINTILNGMGFENTPKDRIISTLSGGEKTRLAMAKLLLEEPNLLILDEPTNHLDLRTLGWLEDHLKGYKGSVLIVSHDRYFLNKLCTRICEIENCVLTSYKGDYSAYLVQKEMQNERQLKEYEAQQKEIAKLEDYIVRNKTRASTAKMAKSRQAMLDRMEIVDKPLMYQKPPRIKLEYDIEPVKDVLDIKGVEVAVGEGEKRRELIKSLDLHVRRSEHIAIVGANGIGKTSVLKVIQGIIPHENGTIRWGGNVKLSYFEQENTTLNPHSTVLDEIMHRFPRLTEKDARSALAAVLIGAEDVTKPTSVLSGGERAKLCFAIMAFTRGNVLILDEPTNHLDLATKEVLDDVLAAFEGTIILVSHDRYLINKVATKVIEVTEDGTEQFEGNYDDYFEQKKLAAQAMAMTEQQKREQQQRAEYEQKKQNQYRSKQQRAESAKKRLRISELEKEIEALEVKIFQLENEIADPEISSHFEVMSEKCSELDAARASLDEKMDEWASLED, encoded by the coding sequence ATGCTGATAGATCTTCAGAACGTATACAAGTATTTTGACGGAAATCTGATACTCAAAGATATATGCCTGACAATAGAAGACAGAGAGACAGTCGGCTTAGTGGGGCGAAACGGCTGCGGAAAGAGCACGCTGCTCAGGATAATCACCGGCATGGAGGAGCTTGACAGGACAGTTGACGGCAAGGGCTCTGTGAACATATCGGGCAAGACGACTATAGGCTTTTTACAGCAGAACAGCGGCCTTGACGTTGATTCCACGATAGATGAGGCGATGCACCTCCCCTTCAAGGAGCTTATTGACATACAGAAGCAGATGAAAGAGCTCGAACAGGTGATGTCGGTTGACGGTGAGATGAACGAGGCGGCAGAGAGATATGCTGAACTGTCGGCTTACTTCGAGGCAAGAGACGGCTACAGGATAGAAGTCAAGATAAACACGATACTTAACGGCATGGGCTTTGAGAACACGCCCAAGGACAGGATAATATCTACCCTGTCGGGCGGCGAGAAGACAAGGCTTGCTATGGCGAAGCTGCTGCTTGAAGAGCCCAACCTGCTGATACTTGACGAGCCGACCAACCACCTTGACCTCAGAACGCTCGGCTGGCTGGAAGACCATTTAAAGGGCTACAAGGGCTCCGTGCTGATAGTCTCGCACGACAGATATTTTTTAAACAAGCTCTGCACAAGGATATGCGAGATAGAAAACTGTGTTCTCACAAGCTACAAGGGCGATTACTCGGCGTATCTTGTACAGAAGGAGATGCAGAACGAGCGTCAGCTAAAGGAATACGAGGCACAGCAGAAGGAGATAGCCAAGCTCGAAGACTACATAGTACGCAACAAGACAAGGGCTTCCACCGCAAAAATGGCAAAGAGCAGGCAGGCTATGCTCGACCGCATGGAGATAGTAGACAAGCCGCTGATGTATCAGAAGCCGCCGAGGATAAAGCTCGAATACGACATAGAGCCTGTAAAGGACGTACTCGACATAAAGGGCGTTGAGGTCGCTGTAGGCGAGGGCGAGAAACGGCGTGAGCTGATAAAGAGTCTTGACCTGCACGTCAGAAGGAGCGAGCACATAGCCATTGTCGGGGCAAACGGCATAGGCAAGACCTCTGTGCTCAAAGTGATACAGGGCATAATACCGCACGAGAACGGCACTATACGCTGGGGCGGAAACGTAAAGCTCTCCTACTTCGAGCAGGAGAACACGACACTCAACCCGCACTCGACTGTGCTTGACGAGATAATGCACCGCTTCCCGAGGCTGACTGAGAAGGACGCAAGGAGCGCCTTAGCAGCCGTTCTGATAGGCGCTGAGGACGTGACAAAGCCTACATCAGTGCTCAGCGGCGGCGAGCGAGCCAAGCTATGCTTTGCGATAATGGCTTTCACAAGGGGCAACGTGCTCATTCTCGACGAGCCGACCAACCACCTTGACCTTGCGACAAAGGAAGTGCTTGACGACGTACTGGCGGCGTTTGAGGGTACTATTATCCTCGTATCGCACGACAGATACCTGATAAACAAGGTCGCAACGAAGGTCATAGAGGTGACAGAAGACGGCACAGAACAGTTTGAGGGCAACTACGACGACTACTTTGAGCAGAAGAAGCTCGCAGCGCAGGCTATGGCGATGACCGAGCAGCAAAAGCGTGAGCAGCAGCAGAGGGCTGAATACGAGCAGAAGAAGCAGAACCAGTACCGCTCGAAGCAGCAGAGAGCCGAGAGTGCAAAAAAACGCCTGCGTATCTCCGAGCTTGAAAAGGAGATAGAAGCGCTTGAAGTAAAGATATTCCAGCTTGAAAACGAGATAGCCGACCCTGAGATATCCTCTCATTTTGAGGTGATGAGCGAAAAGTGCAGCGAGCTTGATGCTGCCAGGGCATCACTTGATGAGAAGATGGACGAATGGGCATCGCTTGAAGACTGA
- a CDS encoding PTS glucose transporter subunit IIA, with product MGKNENYDPSYKYMTAACTGVVIPISELGDTIYSTGVLGDGYAVTTESDEVFSPVSGIIEKISNNGHSYNIISDDGMKVLVHVGKDSKCDSMQPSTPHIVEKETIAQGQRLCVIGCKQPDEDNKCTVEVVVSNSDKFDTFELLPQKVLDVKSSVLRYK from the coding sequence ATGGGTAAGAATGAAAACTATGATCCTTCGTATAAATATATGACTGCTGCCTGCACCGGTGTGGTTATCCCTATCTCCGAGTTGGGCGACACGATATATTCTACAGGTGTCCTCGGAGACGGCTATGCGGTAACTACCGAGAGCGATGAGGTGTTCAGCCCTGTGAGCGGTATCATCGAGAAGATATCGAATAACGGGCATTCGTATAATATCATATCCGACGACGGCATGAAGGTGCTCGTCCACGTCGGGAAGGACAGTAAGTGTGACTCTATGCAGCCGTCGACCCCTCATATAGTCGAGAAGGAGACTATAGCCCAGGGGCAGCGGCTCTGCGTGATAGGCTGTAAGCAGCCTGATGAGGATAATAAATGCACAGTCGAGGTAGTTGTCAGCAACAGCGATAAGTTTGATACCTTCGAGCTTTTGCCGCAGAAGGTGCTTGATGTCAAAAGCTCCGTGCTGCGCTATAAATAA
- the speD gene encoding adenosylmethionine decarboxylase, with translation MFNMEQKLTLYGFNNLTKTLSFNIYDVCYAKSEREQKDYIAYIDEQYNSERLTKILCDVTEMIGARVLNISKQDYDPQGASVNVLIAEKELDESSIDISCNQGNYKAAHKSVHAHLDKSHVTVHTFPEYHPDNSISTFRVDIDVSTCGMISPLNALNYLIASFDSDIITIDYRVRGFTRDVLGKKYFIDHDIKSIQDYIDRSTLEKYDAIDVNVYQSNIFHTKMLIKDIELQNYLFNKDVYELSPKQRLDITDSLRREMIEIFSGQNIY, from the coding sequence ATGTTTAACATGGAACAGAAGCTGACTCTTTATGGGTTCAATAATCTCACCAAAACACTGAGCTTTAATATATATGATGTCTGCTACGCAAAAAGTGAGCGTGAGCAGAAGGATTATATTGCATATATAGATGAACAGTATAACAGCGAGCGTCTGACTAAGATACTGTGCGATGTGACCGAGATGATAGGCGCAAGGGTGCTCAATATCTCAAAGCAGGACTATGATCCTCAGGGTGCATCGGTAAACGTGCTCATAGCCGAGAAGGAGCTTGATGAGAGCTCTATTGATATCTCCTGTAACCAGGGCAACTATAAGGCAGCACATAAGTCAGTACACGCTCACCTTGATAAGAGCCACGTTACCGTGCATACCTTCCCTGAATACCACCCGGATAACTCTATATCCACCTTCCGTGTCGATATAGACGTTTCCACCTGCGGTATGATATCACCGCTTAATGCCCTCAATTACCTTATCGCCAGCTTTGACAGCGATATCATCACTATCGACTACAGGGTAAGGGGCTTTACGAGAGATGTGCTCGGCAAGAAGTATTTCATCGACCACGATATAAAGTCTATCCAGGATTATATCGACAGGTCAACTCTCGAGAAATACGATGCAATTGATGTTAATGTGTATCAGTCAAATATATTCCATACCAAGATGCTCATAAAGGATATCGAGCTTCAGAACTATCTCTTCAATAAGGACGTGTATGAGCTCTCGCCCAAGCAGAGGCTCGATATCACAGACAGCCTCAGGCGTGAGATGATAGAGATATTCAGCGGCCAGAATATATACTGA
- a CDS encoding aminotransferase class I/II-fold pyridoxal phosphate-dependent enzyme, translated as MGKDQNTAPIYDALKRHLRNRVVRLDVPGHKGGRMNKELRDFLGENCLKVDVNSMKPLDNLCHPVSVIKEAEELASEAFGAEHTFFIVNGTTAAVQAMVFTACKAGDKIIMPRNVHRSAINALVVCGAVPVYVNPGTNKQLGIPLGMSVRDVEAAILANPDAKAVLVNNPTYYGVCSDIRKICEIAHAHGMLVLADEAHGTHLYFGEGLPVNAMAAGADMAAVSIHKTGGSLTQSSFLLCSKSISEGYVRQIINLTQTTSGSYLLMVSLDLARKNLCLNGREMFRKSVDYADYAREEINKIGGYYAFGRELENGDDFFAFDSTKLSVHTREVGLAGVEVYDILRDDYDIQIEFGDIGNILAIVSAGDRELEIERFISSLGEIKRLYGKDPSGMFDHEYINPQVVLAPQQAFYSEKKSVPIGSSEGMICGEFVMCYPPGIPILAPGERITGDILDYIAYCKEKGCFLTGTEDLEINNINVVI; from the coding sequence TTGGGCAAAGACCAGAACACAGCACCGATATATGATGCACTTAAACGCCACCTGAGAAACAGGGTGGTAAGGCTCGATGTCCCCGGTCATAAGGGCGGGCGTATGAATAAGGAGCTTCGGGACTTTCTGGGGGAGAACTGCCTTAAGGTAGACGTAAACTCCATGAAGCCCCTTGATAACCTCTGCCACCCGGTCTCTGTTATCAAAGAGGCTGAGGAGCTCGCAAGCGAGGCCTTCGGCGCAGAGCATACGTTTTTTATAGTCAACGGCACAACAGCTGCCGTGCAGGCAATGGTCTTCACAGCCTGTAAGGCAGGGGATAAGATAATCATGCCCCGTAACGTCCACAGAAGCGCTATAAATGCGCTCGTTGTGTGCGGCGCTGTGCCTGTTTATGTTAATCCCGGTACGAATAAGCAGCTCGGTATCCCTCTCGGAATGAGCGTAAGGGACGTTGAAGCTGCTATCCTTGCAAATCCCGATGCCAAGGCGGTGCTTGTAAATAATCCGACCTACTACGGTGTCTGCTCGGATATAAGAAAAATATGCGAGATAGCCCACGCCCACGGTATGCTCGTGCTCGCTGACGAAGCGCACGGCACCCACCTTTATTTCGGCGAGGGGCTGCCTGTCAATGCTATGGCGGCAGGGGCTGATATGGCGGCTGTTTCTATCCATAAGACAGGCGGCTCGCTTACACAGTCTTCATTCCTGCTTTGCAGTAAGAGCATCAGCGAGGGCTATGTTAGACAGATAATCAACCTCACCCAGACGACCAGCGGCTCATACCTGCTCATGGTGTCTTTAGACCTTGCAAGAAAGAACCTCTGCTTAAACGGCAGGGAGATGTTCAGAAAGTCGGTCGATTACGCCGACTATGCAAGAGAGGAGATAAATAAGATAGGCGGCTACTACGCCTTCGGCCGAGAGCTTGAAAACGGTGATGATTTCTTCGCATTCGACAGCACCAAGCTGTCCGTCCATACAAGAGAGGTCGGGCTCGCAGGCGTTGAGGTGTACGATATTCTCAGAGATGACTACGATATTCAGATAGAGTTCGGCGATATAGGCAATATCCTCGCTATCGTCTCGGCAGGCGACAGAGAGCTCGAAATAGAGCGCTTTATCTCCTCGCTCGGCGAGATAAAAAGGCTCTACGGCAAAGACCCCTCGGGAATGTTCGACCACGAATATATAAACCCTCAGGTAGTCCTTGCGCCGCAGCAGGCTTTCTACAGCGAGAAAAAAAGCGTGCCTATAGGCAGCTCGGAGGGCATGATATGCGGAGAGTTCGTTATGTGCTATCCGCCCGGAATACCTATCCTTGCCCCCGGCGAGAGGATAACAGGCGATATCCTCGACTATATAGCCTACTGCAAGGAAAAGGGCTGCTTCCTCACAGGTACAGAGGATCTTGAGATAAACAATATCAACGTTGTAATATAA